Proteins encoded together in one Planctomyces sp. SH-PL14 window:
- the rnhA gene encoding ribonuclease HI has product MSESSSPPPRKALPFVQLFTDGACSGNPGPGGWAYILRHPASGTEREVAGGMPDTTNNQMELQALIEGLQALKSRSKVEVVTDSQYVAKGCQEWLPGWKKNGWRRKESGGWKPVKNVEFWQKLDELLPRHDVSFTVVRGHAGHPENERCDELAVAEAQKIREGRA; this is encoded by the coding sequence ATGTCTGAATCGTCGTCCCCGCCCCCCCGCAAGGCGCTGCCGTTCGTCCAGCTGTTTACGGACGGAGCCTGCAGCGGCAATCCCGGCCCCGGAGGCTGGGCCTACATCCTCCGGCACCCGGCCAGCGGGACCGAGCGGGAAGTCGCCGGAGGGATGCCGGACACGACGAACAACCAGATGGAGCTGCAGGCGCTGATTGAAGGGCTGCAGGCCCTCAAGTCCCGCTCCAAGGTCGAGGTTGTGACCGACAGCCAGTATGTGGCGAAGGGGTGCCAGGAGTGGCTCCCCGGCTGGAAGAAGAACGGCTGGCGGCGCAAGGAGAGCGGGGGCTGGAAGCCGGTGAAGAACGTCGAGTTCTGGCAGAAGCTTGATGAACTGCTCCCCCGACATGACGTGAGCTTTACGGTCGTCCGTGGCCACGCCGGGCATCCGGAGAACGAGCGCTGCGACGAGCTCGCGGTGGCCGAGGCCCAGAAGATCCGCGAGGGGCGGGCGTAG
- the infA gene encoding translation initiation factor IF-1, protein MAKEKEGGIEMEGNVVEALANTQFRVKLENGHIVLAHVSGRMRKNFIRIVPGDRVKVEISPYDLTRGRIIFRER, encoded by the coding sequence ATGGCGAAAGAGAAAGAGGGCGGCATTGAGATGGAGGGGAACGTCGTGGAGGCGCTCGCCAACACGCAGTTCCGCGTCAAGCTTGAGAACGGACACATCGTGCTCGCGCACGTGTCGGGCCGGATGCGCAAGAATTTCATCCGCATCGTTCCCGGCGACCGCGTGAAGGTCGAGATCTCGCCGTACGATCTGACCCGCGGCCGGATCATCTTCCGCGAACGGTAA